tataattaaatgaataagTTCAAAACAAAGTAGATAAATAGAGACAACACCTACCATAAAGAGTATTCCACAAAAGTCATTTACATTTGCTTGGGGAACAAACCAACTGCTTTTCCTcattattcatattaaaaaacatGGAACCATCCCAATAAAGGGGGATGACGAAGATCAATTTAAAAACATGGTAACAGGAGTTGAACAGACCAGGTAAAATTGAAGTTATTAACTGACTGTACATCTTAGCCTATAAGCTCATTGTGCCAACAGAAAACCCGTACATGCACCCAATTACGCAGAACATATCTAATATTGAGGGAAAACTGTTACCATAAACTTAAAGGACACCCGGTAATTTGTATCTAAAGTTCACTCATTTAAGAAATGGCTATCTCAACTCAACTTCAGAGTGAAAATATTCAATGCTCCTGACCCTTCAAAGTAGTTATCACTATATATTTGCATCTTAAAGAATACTGTGCTTAAAGACAAACCGAAAGTTATTAAAACAGTAAGaagtttatataattttttttccataacaaaaaaaaaaaaaacggattACTAGTAAAGAAGAACATCATAAGCCCCATCCATAGCACTTCAGAGAGTTCAACAACATGAGATGGGTGATTCAAATCTTTGACCTCATGGTTGAAGGTATATGTCTTAAccaattgagctatgctcaaaTTGACATCCATAAAACTTTAGACAGTAAAAGGGCTTCATCCATAACAAAGAAACACCAACAATACACCACGTCCATAACACACAGTAAAAGGAAAAACTAAACTATGCCTCACATCAACGTCAAGAAATACTTACAAATTTATGTGATAGCAGCTAACAGGGACGGTTATAAGAAACATGAACCAATGGCCTGTGAAGAGGAAAAGAGAGCAAAATACTCCTTGCACTAAAAACTCTGGAATGACAAGTTTATTAATGCGAGATGAAGAATCATAGATGTTCAAATAATCTGCCTCCAAATCCGTTAATACCAAAAGCTACAAAAAGAACCACCACGACCATTAGATGCTTCCAACTTGAAAGCAAAAATGTACCTAGACAATTAATACTAGACTTTGCAATGGGTAGTgatattgataaataaatgaaaactttaGTATTCATCAAGcccataaaaatatataaagcaGTAGAGAGAAGAAACCATCACAGTTCAATAGAAAATCAGAGCAGTCACTTCTCGCCTTCTGCCAATGTACATGAACATGTTAAACGAAATGGGGGCACATCCAACAAGAACCAGTAATTGAAGTATAATAAACATCGATATCAACTATAATAGTACCAAGTCAATTTTGTAGTTCAAGTACATTTATTATCGTTCATCTccacaaaatatatatacatccACGTTTCTGAAGAGTAAGGTCAAATTACATCATTGAGTCGGTTGATCAATCAATTTCCTGGAAGTGGCAGGTTATTTGATAGGATGATATGCCCTTTTGAGAATACGTTTTCTTTGGCTAACAGTACACGGTCgatcaaaataaaaatcaaattcatcaCCGTAAAACTGATTATTCTACTACTTGGTTAAGAAAGCAAGAGAAAAACGTGAAATAGTAAGAAGGTATATAATCTATTTCAGAAATAGGTTCAGCGACAGTGTAAAGGTCCCGTCAATCAAAATCTAGGTCGCATCTAGCCGTAAATCAAATTGAAGTCCAAATGCTGTCTGGCAGCAAAACGAATCTCAGATTCGCATCAAACCTCACTCCTTATTGAATAAGCAACCACCGGATTACAACAAGAAGAACATTGGGGATACGTTTCAGCAGACGCATTCAAACTTAACCAATTATAAAGACAGTTGATCTCCGAAACTACGGTTGATGAGAGAATAGAAAGGATATACCTGGTAAAAGTTGAGGACGAGGAGGGCGATGTTGAAACAGAAAGAGATGAACCAAAAGATCAGACTCCACGCCATTTCTACAAGAGCTGATCAGCTTCAGTTCAGTTCAGTTCAGAAATCCTAGAATTGGAAGTTTGATTTGTTAAAGCTATGGGGCGAAAGTTGAATGTTCTTGGGAATTTGAACTCTGGATGCTGCATTGAAGTTTCAGTGGCTCTATAAAATTTCAACCAAATTTCTAAGCTGAAATCACAATTTGCTATTTAGACGAGTAGAGGAGTACGTTGAGAAGGCCGACTTTATTTACGCATTCCGCAATCTAAAAGCTGATTTTTCCTTtgttagtttttgaaaattaaatttttttttttctcacttctTACGTTGATTTGAATattagttgaattcttaatcatttt
The nucleotide sequence above comes from Benincasa hispida cultivar B227 chromosome 3, ASM972705v1, whole genome shotgun sequence. Encoded proteins:
- the LOC120074755 gene encoding protein cornichon homolog 1 isoform X2, which gives rise to MAWSLIFWFISFCFNIALLVLNFYQLLVLTDLEADYLNIYDSSSRINKLVIPEFLVQGVFCSLFLFTGHWFMFLITVPVSCYHINLFLKREHLIDVTEVFRALKREKYFRLAKLIFYLLLFLIVIFRLTLSAFNSLSDEDDVLHLF
- the LOC120074755 gene encoding protein cornichon homolog 1 isoform X1, encoding MAWSLIFWFISFCFNIALLVLNFYQLLVLTDLEADYLNIYDSSSRINKLVIPEFLVQGVFCSLFLFTGHWFMFLITVPVSCYHINLFLKREHLIDVTEVFRALKREKYFRLAKLIFYLLLFLIVIFRIIMVAGMKSVFDSAPEDIDIRSSVLEF